GTTGGGATCAATAGCTCCGTAATAGTTTGTACTAACAATAGAGCCCGTGCCCGAAGAAAAATTGCCTCCCGAGAGGCTAGGTGTAATGGAAGTAGGGGTAAAACCGGGGTCTTCCACTTTGTTTCCAGCAGAAGTAAAGTAATCGGCAAAATCCGCTTCGCCTTCAGCAAGTACGGGATCCAAACGCTCTTGAACTTCTTCGCATTCGGTTAAGTCCGGACCTTCGTCTTTTTTACAAGCAGAGAAAAAAGCTGCAATGGCAAAAAAGACCAAAATAAATTGAATTGACAATGATTTCATGTTGTGTAATTTTGGTTTTGAATTAAAATGATGGTGCAAAGCAACGGAAGTGCTATTAAGTGCTTGTGAATTTCACTTTAAGAAAGTATTACCAAATGGATTGGAAGTGCCTGAAATTTGGAGTGCCTTAAGTTTGGAGTGAGCTAAAGTGCCTAAAGTTAAAGAGTCAAGAATGGAAAAACAGACGGACAGACACTAAATAACTACAAAATGCCGCCTATTAGATTGCATAGAATTTGTATTGTGAGGATTTTCCAAAAAGCAACCTTTGTTTCTTGGGGCAAATTCAGATTTTAAAGCGAAAATGTAGGTGCGCACGGCCTTGCGCACCTACATTTTCGCTCTACAGAATACCTTTAATCATCTAAGCTATGAGGTATTTTATCGAGCAAAAGTTAAAGGCGATTTTATATCCTTGTTAGTTTTTTAAAAAAAATTAACTTTGCCGAATCCTGAAAACAGGTTCTTGAATCAAAATTAATCACCACAAACAAGACAGATGAAAAGCTTGATGAGTTTTATTGGAATTGTTTTATACATTTCCATCTTAAGTGCCTACGCACAAAATGGTACAATTAAGGGAACTGTAACTGATGCAGCATCAGATGAGCCCATTCCATTTTTAAATGTTTATTTAGAATCTGACAACACTTTGGGTGCCACTACGGATTTCAGCGGAGAATATTCCCTGTCCGTTCCTGCCGGTACACATGAGGTTGTTTATTCTTCTTTGGAATACGGAAAAATTAAAAGAACAGTAAGTGTAGAAGCAGGTGAAACCACTGTCGAAAATGTCAATATAGGAAAGAAAGATGTTGAAGTACAAACCATTACCGTAAAAACAGACAAGTTTGAAAAACCTATTGAAGACATCATCACCTCACTGGAAGTAATTAAGCCCAATGTATTGGAGAACAAAGGTTCAACTGATGTTACTTCTGCCCTGGAGCAAGCGCCCGGACTCACCATTGTAGATGGCGAAGCCCAGTTGAGAGGCGGAAGTGGCTATAGCTTTGGTGCCGGTAGTCGTGTAATGATCCTGGTGGATGATATGCCTTTGCTTTCAGGAGATGCAGGAAGACCGAGTTGGAGTTATATCCCCATTGAAAACATAGAACAAATTGAGGTGACTAAAGGTGCTTCTTCTGTACTTTACGGTTCTGCGGCATTAAATGGCGCCATCAACATCCGGACGGCTTATCCTGAAAACGAGCCCAAAACACGTATCAATTTCATCAGTGGAATGTATGATTCTCCTCAGAAAAAAGAAGCCAAATGGTGGGAAGGGAATACCCCTTTTTATACAGGCCTTAGTTTTTTACACAGTAGAAAAGTAAATAAAGCTTTTAGTTTTGTTGTGAGTGGTAATCTTTATAGAGAGAATGGTTTTATTGGCCCTACTCCAACAGAACTTTATGAAGACAGCCTTGCCTTTACTACACAAAAAGATATGTATTTTACTGAAAGTGGAGATACGGTAGGTTTTATGCCCCGTGGGACTGAAGTCGTGAATACAGATAGTATTGACAAAAATGAGGTGAACCCTAGTAATTATGAAAAAAGATTTAGGGTAAATTTCAATACAACCTATAAAAATCAGAAAATAAAAGGATTGTCCTATGGCATGAACGGTAGCTTACAATATTCAAAATCTACCAGCACACTGCTGTGGTTAAACAATGAAGAAGGTTTATACCGCGCATTTCCCGGTGCTTTTACCACTACAGTGCAAACTCAATTCAACTTTGACCCCTATATTCACTATTACGATAGCAAAGGCAACAAACACACATTAAACACCCGTGTATATTATCTGGACAATAATAATGACAATAATCAGGCGAATAAGAATACGGTTTTATATGGTGAGTACCGCTACATGAAACGATTTAAAAACATTCCTGACTTTAGAATATCTACTGGTCTTGTTTCTACTTATGTCTATAGTGAATCTGAGCTGTTTAGGGGTATTACTGATGATCCAAGCACCAATAGAACCTCACTGAATGTAGGTGCTTATGTACAGCTTGAGAAGAAATTATTTGGTCGATTGAATTTATTGGGAGGAGCTCGTTGGGAATACTTCAAAATTGGAGATACAGAAGACAATCAACCCGTATTTCGAGCCGGCATGAATTACAAACTTGGAAAAGCTACTATTTTCAGAACTTCTTTTGGACAGGGATTCCGTTTCCCAACTATGGCTGAACGATACATCAACACAACTGTAGGTGGTATTCCAATTATTCCAAATCCTGAACTGGAAGCAGAAAAAAGCTGGAACTTTGAGCTGGCTGTAAAACAAGGCGTAAAAATCGGGAAATTCATGGGGTATGTTGATTTAGCCGGTTTCCTGTCTCAGTATAATAATTATGTAGAGTTTATTGCCGCTCAATGGACAAGTTTTGACCCCAGTAAATCCAATTTGATTGAAGCATCGGGATTAGGGTTTAAATCCGTAAATACCGGTGATGCCCGAGTAAGCGGTATCGATTTCTCTATACTTGGTGGAGGAGAGTTTACTGAAAACTTTGGTATGAACATACTTGCAGGTTATACTTATTCCAGACCAATCTCCCTCACACCAAATTATGTATTTGGTCAGGAAAGAGAAGGACAGGGAAAGGATCTTAGCTACAACAATACCAGTCTTAAAGCTTTAGATGAATTCAGTGATGATTTCACCAATCCGGGAGGAGGCGATTACAATCTTTTGAAATATCGCTATGAGCATTTGATAAAAGCTGATATTGAATTCAATATTCATGCTTTTTCAATTGGTGGAAGTTTCAGGTTTTACAGCTATATGAAAAATGTGGATGAATTCTTTTACCGCCCTATTCTTAAGGATTTTGTTGGCTTAGATGCACGAGGATACAGAGAAGCTAATCGCGGCCCTGAATATGTATTTGATTTCCGTGTTGCTTATACTATTAAGGAAGCTAGCAGAGTTTCATTTATTGTAAACAACGCTTTTAACAGAGAATATGCACTAAGACCGCTCTCAATAAATGCACCGAGAAGTTTTGCATTGCAATACACATTGACATTACAATAAAACAAGAAAATAAAAATCAGATTAAAAAGGGTGTTGAGCATGTAATCAACACCCTTTGTTATTAAAAATAAGTTTTTTTGAACTTGTGATTCAGTAAAATAAGGTAATTTTGACCTTAAAATAAGATTGCCTTAGCACAATACTTAATAAGCAATCTAAAACAGCTTTTTATGAAAATATTGAGTATCCTGTTAATCTTAATCCTTTCCTGCAATATATTGTTTGCCCAAAATGCAGTTGTAAAAGGCACTGTAAAAGACCGCGAAAGCAGTGAAATGTTGTTTGGGGTAAATATCATTAGCAATACAGGAACTGGCACCACAACCGATATGGATGGAAACTATGAGCTCGAGTTGGAACCCGGAGATTACACCTTAACCTGGAAATTTCTGGGTTATGAATCAGTAAAAAGAAAAGTAAGCTTAGATGCCGGTGAAAGCAAATCGATCAACATTCAATTGAGCGTAAAAGCAGAAGATCTGGGACTTGTAACTGTAACAGGCAGTAAATACGAGAAAAAATTTGGCGAAGAGTCTGTTTCAATGGAAGTATTGACCCCGCAATTTATAGAAAATACCAACTCGGTAACCTTAGATGAAGCATTGGACAAAGTCCCCGGAGTAAATATGGTGGGCGAAAACATCAATATCCGGGGTGGAGCAGGCTATTCTTCAGGAGCGGGAAGTCGCGTACTTATGTTGCTTGACGGGATGCCCTACCTGACCCCACATGATGGTTCTGTAGAATTCAATTCACTACCCATAGAAAACATCAAACAAGTAGAAGTGATCAAAGGAGCATCTTCAGCACTTTATGGTTCTTCTGCCCTCAATGGAATTGTAAATGTGATTACCAAAAACCCGGGCAATGAACCGGAAACGGAGATCACTACTTTTGGTGGAATTTATGAAAATCCATTCAAAGGCGATAATAAACAATATTACTGGTCAGATAAAAGCCGCTTTTTTGGCGGTTTTTCTTTTGTGCACAGAAGAAAAATAAAAAAGAGATTTGACCTGACAGTGAGTGGCGGGATGAACAAAGACCAAAGCTACCTGTACAAAGATGAGAAAAACCGCATGCGTCTCAACCTCAAAACAAGATTCAGACCAAAGAAAATCGAAAGATTAACTGTTGGTTTAAATGCGGGTATCTCCAGAAGCTGGGGCGATTTCTTTTTCCTTTGGGCCGGTTATGATACGATCAAAGGTCCATCAGGAAATCGCGTGAAAATTGCCCATAAAGATTCATTGCTCTATACCCAACCAGAACAAAATGCCGCCAGGCAAAATATCATCCCAATCTATATAGATCCATTTATTACTTATTTCGATAAAAAAGACAATAAACACAGCCTAAAAGGCAGACATTATTATCAGGATACACAAAACGGCACAACAGAAAAAACCAATGCCCACCTGCTCTTTGGAGAATACACATTCCACAGTACATTAAATGCTTTTGGCAAACTCAAAGTAGATTTCGTTACCGGAGTCAATGCTTCGTATTCCACTATTGAAAGTGAAATATTCGGTGCACGGAAATCGAAAAACGGGGCTGCATTTCTACAAATAGATACAAAACTGTTCGACAAGCTCACCATTACAGGCGGGGTAAGAACCGAACTCTTTAAACTCGATACACTTGAACTTGTGTTTAAACCAATTAGCCGCTTTGGAATGAACTATCAAATTGCTGA
This DNA window, taken from Chitinophagales bacterium, encodes the following:
- a CDS encoding TonB-dependent receptor translates to MKSLMSFIGIVLYISILSAYAQNGTIKGTVTDAASDEPIPFLNVYLESDNTLGATTDFSGEYSLSVPAGTHEVVYSSLEYGKIKRTVSVEAGETTVENVNIGKKDVEVQTITVKTDKFEKPIEDIITSLEVIKPNVLENKGSTDVTSALEQAPGLTIVDGEAQLRGGSGYSFGAGSRVMILVDDMPLLSGDAGRPSWSYIPIENIEQIEVTKGASSVLYGSAALNGAINIRTAYPENEPKTRINFISGMYDSPQKKEAKWWEGNTPFYTGLSFLHSRKVNKAFSFVVSGNLYRENGFIGPTPTELYEDSLAFTTQKDMYFTESGDTVGFMPRGTEVVNTDSIDKNEVNPSNYEKRFRVNFNTTYKNQKIKGLSYGMNGSLQYSKSTSTLLWLNNEEGLYRAFPGAFTTTVQTQFNFDPYIHYYDSKGNKHTLNTRVYYLDNNNDNNQANKNTVLYGEYRYMKRFKNIPDFRISTGLVSTYVYSESELFRGITDDPSTNRTSLNVGAYVQLEKKLFGRLNLLGGARWEYFKIGDTEDNQPVFRAGMNYKLGKATIFRTSFGQGFRFPTMAERYINTTVGGIPIIPNPELEAEKSWNFELAVKQGVKIGKFMGYVDLAGFLSQYNNYVEFIAAQWTSFDPSKSNLIEASGLGFKSVNTGDARVSGIDFSILGGGEFTENFGMNILAGYTYSRPISLTPNYVFGQEREGQGKDLSYNNTSLKALDEFSDDFTNPGGGDYNLLKYRYEHLIKADIEFNIHAFSIGGSFRFYSYMKNVDEFFYRPILKDFVGLDARGYREANRGPEYVFDFRVAYTIKEASRVSFIVNNAFNREYALRPLSINAPRSFALQYTLTLQ
- a CDS encoding TonB-dependent receptor → MKILSILLILILSCNILFAQNAVVKGTVKDRESSEMLFGVNIISNTGTGTTTDMDGNYELELEPGDYTLTWKFLGYESVKRKVSLDAGESKSINIQLSVKAEDLGLVTVTGSKYEKKFGEESVSMEVLTPQFIENTNSVTLDEALDKVPGVNMVGENINIRGGAGYSSGAGSRVLMLLDGMPYLTPHDGSVEFNSLPIENIKQVEVIKGASSALYGSSALNGIVNVITKNPGNEPETEITTFGGIYENPFKGDNKQYYWSDKSRFFGGFSFVHRRKIKKRFDLTVSGGMNKDQSYLYKDEKNRMRLNLKTRFRPKKIERLTVGLNAGISRSWGDFFFLWAGYDTIKGPSGNRVKIAHKDSLLYTQPEQNAARQNIIPIYIDPFITYFDKKDNKHSLKGRHYYQDTQNGTTEKTNAHLLFGEYTFHSTLNAFGKLKVDFVTGVNASYSTIESEIFGARKSKNGAAFLQIDTKLFDKLTITGGVRTELFKLDTLELVFKPISRFGMNYQIAEATYLRSSYGMGYRYPSIAERFVRVQRAGQYVVPNENLLPESSWSFEMGLKQGFKISNWFGYLDFAGFVTQYKNMMEFRQAPQDVVNEYWPRDEYPGVAFAFWSDNVTNARISGIELSALGQGKIFGIPTNFLVGYTYMVPINLDKRDQIEGSVFSDNSADLNFRFRHTAKADIESTYKKVTLGFTGYVNSFMENIDPLIQLAQDINKFRRENEGPTYRVDVRIGYNFTDDAKVALIAKNVTANQYSIRPGYIEAPRNYTLQVSYQF